The Streptomyces sp. NBC_01244 genome contains a region encoding:
- a CDS encoding nucleoside triphosphate pyrophosphohydrolase, whose amino-acid sequence MTDDVSSEPTGRIVLLTTSHRVAPGVLSWPAWQTLQAADRVLCADPGHVQLPYLRDAGVEVALETPDAQALIEECAGGRTVVVLLSGEGDRRLTDGLARFAGSGRVAVPDLELLPGSYDLPGARLLDLVQVMDRVRRECPWTSEQTHEGLAKYAIEEAYELVEAIEDGDREELREELGDVLLQVVFHARIAEEGGPGEEDEPFSIDDVAGALVEKLIHRHPHVFGDATAETPQDVHAHWQRTKQVEKQRESVTDGIPLGQPGLALAAKLAGRARAGAVPVELPRGEGVGYELLDLAARAEAAGTDPETALRAAARTYRDAIRAAEGVGE is encoded by the coding sequence ACGAGCCACCGGGTGGCCCCCGGCGTGCTGTCCTGGCCGGCCTGGCAGACCCTGCAGGCCGCGGACCGGGTGCTGTGCGCCGACCCGGGCCACGTCCAGCTCCCCTACCTCCGCGACGCGGGCGTCGAGGTGGCCCTGGAGACCCCCGACGCCCAGGCGCTGATCGAGGAGTGCGCCGGCGGGCGCACGGTCGTCGTCCTGCTGAGCGGCGAGGGAGACCGGCGGCTCACCGACGGACTGGCCCGCTTCGCCGGCTCGGGCCGGGTCGCCGTACCGGACCTGGAGCTGCTGCCGGGCTCGTACGATCTGCCGGGCGCACGCCTCCTCGACCTCGTCCAGGTCATGGACCGGGTCCGGCGCGAATGCCCCTGGACCTCGGAACAGACGCACGAGGGACTGGCGAAGTACGCCATCGAAGAGGCCTACGAGCTGGTCGAGGCCATCGAGGACGGGGACCGCGAGGAACTGCGCGAGGAGCTCGGGGACGTCCTGCTCCAGGTGGTCTTCCACGCGCGCATCGCGGAGGAGGGCGGCCCCGGTGAAGAGGACGAGCCGTTCTCCATCGACGACGTGGCAGGGGCCCTCGTCGAGAAGCTGATCCACCGGCACCCGCACGTCTTCGGCGACGCGACCGCGGAAACCCCGCAGGACGTGCACGCACACTGGCAGCGCACCAAGCAGGTGGAGAAGCAGCGGGAGTCGGTGACCGACGGGATCCCGCTCGGCCAGCCCGGTCTCGCGCTCGCGGCCAAGCTGGCGGGCCGCGCCCGCGCGGGGGCGGTGCCCGTGGAACTGCCCCGCGGAGAGGGCGTCGGGTACGAACTGCTGGATCTGGCGGCGCGTGCCGAGGCGGCGGGGACCGACCCCGAGACCGCTCTGCGCGCGGCGGCCCGGACCTACCGGGACGCGATCCGTGCGGCCGAGGGCGTCGGCGAGTAG